Proteins from a single region of Nitrospirae bacterium CG2_30_53_67:
- a CDS encoding ATPase, with protein sequence MRWHQKNIEDVMAELGSSLQGISAAHAQKLLLEHGPNELTEKKKKTPFMMFLDQFKDFMILVLIAAAFISGFIGEVSDTIAIIVIVVLNAAVGFIQEYRAEKAMTALKKMAAPSATVMRNGMPETISASRLVPGDVVLLEAGKIVPADMRMIEAALFKVEEAALTGESVPVEKTTKELHDEHLPLGDRKNMAYKGTFVTSGRGVGVITGTGMDTELGRIAAMLQEEEEVKTPLQKRLAVFGRKLALAVLAICAIVLVIGILRGEPPMLMLLTAISLAVAAIPEALPAVITISLALGAKKLIMQHALIKKLPAVETLGSVTYICSDKTGTLTLNKMTVEEIYLDGKILRSAEMEFVKAKRQAGHSPLHHLLNALALSNDAQTGADGSVIGDPTEIALYDMAKKQGFEKKELENDFPRVTEIPFDSARKCMTTFHKIPHTHPFSKGGEGGFISFTKGAIDVLIDQSDNILTSGGLRAVDSEEISRINERMAADGLRVLCIAMRTWDALPDDMSSGNVETGLTIIGLTGMLDPPREEAGEAVALCKAAGIKPVMITGDHPITARVIAQRLGIVDDDSKALMTGQELEKLSLEEFEERVEHIRVYARVAPEQKLKIVKALQDKGQFVAMTGDGVNDAPALKRADIGVAMGITGTDVSKEAAHMILLDDNFSTIVKAVREGRKIYDNIRKFIKYLLTTNSGEIWTLFLAPLAGLPIPLLPIHLLWINLVTDGLPALALSAEPAEGDVMSRPPRHPKESIFSHGLGAHAIWVGLLMAGIVLFVQAWSINTEHAHWQTMVFTVLCLTQLGHVLAIRSEKESLFKIGLLSNRYLLGAVALTFALQMVTLYAPFLNPIFKTEPLTLNELIFTIALSSGVFFAVEIEKLIRRWKIG encoded by the coding sequence ATGCGCTGGCATCAAAAGAACATCGAAGACGTCATGGCGGAACTCGGGTCGTCTCTCCAGGGCATTTCCGCGGCACATGCACAAAAACTGCTCCTGGAGCACGGCCCGAACGAATTAACAGAGAAAAAGAAAAAGACCCCTTTCATGATGTTCCTTGACCAGTTCAAGGACTTCATGATCCTTGTCCTCATTGCCGCCGCTTTTATTTCAGGGTTTATCGGCGAGGTGTCGGACACCATTGCCATCATTGTCATTGTTGTCCTGAACGCGGCTGTCGGGTTTATCCAGGAATACAGGGCGGAAAAGGCCATGACGGCCCTTAAGAAGATGGCAGCGCCATCCGCAACGGTGATGAGGAACGGTATGCCGGAAACCATCTCAGCGTCCCGGCTTGTGCCGGGCGATGTCGTTCTGCTTGAGGCGGGGAAGATCGTCCCCGCTGATATGCGCATGATCGAAGCAGCTCTTTTTAAGGTCGAAGAGGCCGCCCTAACGGGCGAATCCGTGCCGGTTGAAAAAACAACAAAGGAACTACACGACGAACACCTGCCCCTGGGCGACAGAAAAAACATGGCGTACAAAGGCACGTTTGTGACCTCCGGCCGCGGTGTCGGCGTTATCACGGGGACCGGCATGGATACGGAACTTGGCAGGATTGCCGCAATGCTTCAGGAAGAGGAGGAGGTAAAGACGCCCCTTCAAAAAAGGCTTGCCGTGTTCGGCCGGAAACTCGCGCTTGCCGTGCTTGCTATATGCGCCATTGTTCTCGTCATCGGCATTCTGAGGGGAGAGCCGCCCATGCTCATGCTCCTCACAGCGATCTCTCTGGCAGTGGCCGCGATCCCTGAAGCGCTTCCCGCGGTCATAACCATATCCCTTGCGCTGGGGGCAAAGAAGCTGATCATGCAACATGCCCTAATAAAAAAACTGCCTGCTGTAGAGACCCTCGGTTCTGTGACGTATATCTGTTCTGATAAAACAGGAACGCTCACGCTGAATAAGATGACCGTTGAAGAGATCTATCTTGATGGTAAAATACTTCGGAGTGCCGAGATGGAATTTGTTAAAGCGAAACGTCAGGCCGGCCATTCACCCCTCCACCATCTATTGAATGCCCTTGCCTTAAGTAATGACGCGCAGACGGGCGCTGATGGCTCTGTCATAGGAGACCCTACGGAAATTGCACTCTATGACATGGCAAAGAAACAGGGTTTTGAGAAAAAAGAACTGGAAAACGACTTCCCGAGAGTAACGGAAATACCGTTCGATTCTGCAAGAAAATGTATGACGACGTTCCATAAAATCCCCCACACCCACCCTTTCTCAAAGGGGGGCGAGGGGGGATTCATCTCCTTTACCAAGGGGGCAATAGATGTTCTGATAGACCAGTCGGACAATATATTAACATCGGGAGGATTAAGGGCCGTTGATAGTGAAGAGATAAGCAGGATTAATGAACGGATGGCGGCGGACGGCCTGAGGGTCCTCTGTATTGCAATGAGAACGTGGGACGCCCTGCCTGATGATATGTCCTCAGGGAATGTTGAGACCGGCCTGACGATCATCGGCCTTACCGGCATGCTGGACCCGCCCCGGGAAGAAGCCGGGGAAGCGGTTGCCCTGTGCAAGGCAGCGGGGATAAAGCCTGTCATGATAACCGGCGACCATCCCATCACCGCGCGGGTAATAGCCCAGCGTCTGGGCATCGTAGACGATGATTCAAAAGCGCTCATGACCGGACAAGAGCTGGAGAAGTTATCATTAGAGGAATTCGAGGAACGGGTCGAGCATATCCGGGTGTACGCGCGGGTCGCCCCCGAGCAAAAACTGAAAATAGTAAAAGCTCTCCAGGACAAAGGCCAGTTTGTCGCCATGACCGGGGACGGGGTAAACGACGCGCCGGCATTAAAGAGGGCGGACATCGGCGTTGCCATGGGCATCACCGGAACGGACGTATCAAAAGAAGCCGCCCACATGATCCTCCTGGACGACAATTTTTCCACCATCGTAAAGGCGGTGAGGGAGGGGAGAAAGATCTATGATAATATCAGAAAATTCATCAAGTATCTCCTCACAACGAATTCGGGAGAGATATGGACCCTCTTCCTTGCGCCGCTGGCCGGCCTTCCGATCCCGCTTCTTCCGATCCATTTACTCTGGATCAATCTGGTGACAGACGGGCTTCCCGCCCTCGCCCTGTCCGCGGAGCCTGCCGAGGGCGATGTCATGAGCAGACCGCCGCGGCATCCCAAAGAGAGCATCTTTAGCCACGGTCTCGGCGCCCATGCGATATGGGTAGGCCTCTTGATGGCCGGCATCGTCCTTTTTGTTCAGGCCTGGTCCATCAATACAGAGCATGCTCACTGGCAGACCATGGTATTTACCGTGCTCTGTCTGACCCAGCTCGGGCATGTTCTTGCCATACGATCGGAAAAAGAGTCTCTGTTTAAGATAGGGTTGTTATCTAACCGATACCTCCTTGGCGCAGTCGCATTGACCTTTGCCCTTCAGATGGTCACGTTGTACGCACCTTTTTTAAACCCGATATTTAAGACAGAACCGTTGACCCTGAATGAACTGATATTTACGATTGCATTGTCATCCGGGGTATTCTTTGCCGTGGAGATTGAGAAGTTAATAAGGCGGTGGAAGATTGGATAA
- a CDS encoding sodium:proton exchanger, translating to MLLWIAFILCTAAIVYAGTRLSRYGDIIAEKTGMGRTWIGVVLMATVTSLPELVTGISSVTYAGVPDIAVGDVLGSCVFNMLILAVLDAVYRPMPISAKAHQGHALAAAFGILLLGAVALSLFFANHAFSLGWIGVYSLVFIGIYFFAMRMVYFYEKKQIILYINNVAVLQYGNIPTRTAVINYAVNAAIVIVAAMFLPKIGEGIAESTGLGQSFVGNIFIAMSTSLPEVVVSSAAVKMGAVDLAIGNLFGSNIFNILILGIDDILYVNGPLLSFVNQNHTISALSAVMMTAIAVIGLTYRAEKKPMLLAWDSVMIVFVFMVNFVLLYSMR from the coding sequence ATGCTTCTCTGGATTGCGTTTATCCTCTGCACAGCGGCAATTGTCTATGCAGGCACAAGGCTTTCCCGGTACGGCGACATCATCGCTGAAAAGACCGGGATGGGGAGGACCTGGATCGGCGTTGTGCTTATGGCAACCGTCACCTCGCTGCCGGAGCTGGTGACCGGGATAAGCTCGGTCACCTACGCAGGGGTCCCGGATATTGCGGTCGGTGATGTGCTGGGAAGCTGCGTCTTTAATATGCTGATCCTTGCTGTCCTGGACGCGGTGTATAGGCCGATGCCGATATCCGCAAAAGCGCACCAGGGCCATGCCCTCGCCGCCGCGTTTGGGATACTTCTCCTGGGTGCTGTTGCGTTGAGTCTTTTCTTCGCAAACCACGCGTTTTCGCTGGGCTGGATCGGCGTTTACAGTCTGGTGTTCATCGGCATCTATTTTTTCGCCATGAGAATGGTCTATTTCTACGAAAAAAAACAGATCATCCTGTATATCAATAACGTGGCTGTACTTCAATATGGAAACATCCCGACGAGAACCGCTGTTATCAATTACGCGGTCAATGCCGCTATCGTCATCGTTGCCGCTATGTTCCTGCCGAAGATCGGCGAAGGGATAGCGGAATCGACCGGCCTGGGGCAGAGTTTCGTAGGCAATATCTTCATTGCGATGTCCACATCCCTTCCCGAGGTGGTGGTCTCATCGGCAGCGGTGAAAATGGGGGCCGTGGACCTTGCGATCGGCAATCTGTTCGGAAGCAACATCTTTAACATTCTCATCCTCGGCATTGACGATATTCTCTATGTCAACGGCCCCCTGCTTTCCTTTGTCAATCAAAATCACACCATCTCTGCCCTCTCCGCCGTCATGATGACGGCCATCGCAGTGATCGGACTGACCTATCGCGCGGAGAAAAAACCTATGCTTTTGGCGTGGGATTCCGTCATGATAGTGTTCGTGTTTATGGTCAATTTTGTGCTGCTGTATAGCATGCGGTAA
- a CDS encoding signal recognition particle protein translates to MFDTLTDKLNSIFRNITGKGRLSAENIQQALNDVKMALLEADVNYKVVRDLLERIQERSLNIEVHQRLNPGQQFIQIVQQELTAMMGSKESGMKLSSRPPTVVMVAGLQGSGKTTTIGKLARMYKNKGHRPLMAAADVQRPAAILQLQVLGEQLGIPVHSSESQDPVAICKEAKKRAESQGFDILFLDTAGRLHIDEALMEELDRIKQETAPDEILFVADAMTGQDAVHTSQRFNERLDITGVILTKLDGDARGGAALSINYVTRKPIKFVGTGEKLEQIEVFHPERMVSRILGMGDLLTLVEKAQESYDEEQAGKLEQKIRKQQFTLNDFLDQLKKIRKMGSLEQLIKLIPGFGRIKELNSAKPDEKELTRIEAIIGSMTPDERGSYQMINGSRRKRIARGSGTTVQEINRLLQQFAKMQKMFRLFGNGGTPAMPSGYPGMGQGNPLDMMGGGRFRNKLKKKRKIKR, encoded by the coding sequence GTGTTTGATACGCTGACTGATAAACTGAACTCGATCTTCAGGAACATCACGGGGAAAGGGAGACTCTCTGCGGAGAATATCCAGCAGGCGCTCAATGACGTGAAGATGGCCCTGCTGGAAGCGGACGTCAACTACAAGGTGGTCCGGGACCTTCTTGAGCGTATTCAGGAACGCTCTTTGAATATCGAGGTTCACCAGCGTCTGAATCCCGGCCAGCAGTTTATCCAGATCGTCCAGCAGGAACTGACGGCTATGATGGGATCCAAAGAAAGCGGGATGAAGCTTTCTTCAAGGCCTCCCACAGTGGTGATGGTCGCGGGCCTTCAAGGGTCCGGAAAGACCACGACCATAGGCAAACTGGCCAGGATGTACAAGAACAAGGGGCATCGTCCGCTGATGGCCGCAGCGGATGTCCAGCGGCCTGCAGCCATTCTGCAACTCCAGGTTCTCGGAGAACAGTTGGGGATCCCGGTCCACAGTTCCGAGAGTCAGGACCCGGTGGCCATCTGCAAAGAGGCCAAAAAAAGGGCCGAATCCCAGGGGTTCGATATCCTCTTTTTAGATACGGCCGGACGGCTCCATATCGATGAAGCCTTGATGGAAGAGTTGGACCGGATCAAGCAAGAGACGGCCCCTGATGAAATCCTTTTCGTGGCTGATGCCATGACCGGCCAGGATGCCGTCCATACTTCACAGCGCTTTAATGAGCGTCTCGATATCACCGGGGTGATCCTGACCAAGCTGGACGGGGATGCGAGAGGCGGTGCGGCCCTTTCCATCAACTATGTGACCCGGAAACCGATCAAGTTTGTGGGGACCGGAGAGAAGCTGGAACAAATTGAGGTTTTCCACCCGGAACGGATGGTTTCCAGGATTCTCGGAATGGGGGACCTATTGACCCTTGTCGAGAAGGCCCAGGAATCCTACGACGAGGAACAGGCCGGTAAGCTGGAGCAAAAGATCCGGAAACAACAGTTTACCCTGAACGATTTTCTGGATCAGTTAAAAAAAATCAGGAAGATGGGATCTCTGGAACAGCTCATCAAGCTGATTCCGGGATTCGGGAGAATCAAGGAACTGAATTCGGCGAAACCCGATGAGAAGGAACTGACTCGTATCGAGGCGATCATCGGTTCCATGACACCCGATGAACGGGGATCCTATCAGATGATCAACGGAAGCCGCCGCAAACGGATCGCCCGTGGGAGCGGGACCACGGTGCAGGAAATCAACCGCCTCCTGCAGCAGTTTGCAAAGATGCAGAAGATGTTCCGTCTCTTCGGGAATGGTGGGACTCCGGCCATGCCGTCAGGGTATCCGGGAATGGGCCAGGGGAATCCGTTGGACATGATGGGCGGCGGACGGTTTAGGAACAAGTTAAAAAAGAAGCGGAAGATCAAACGTTGA
- a CDS encoding ribonuclease HII, producing the protein MQGKPIAGRGGLFIREHEADVLFFENEARRSGYRLVAGIDEAGRGPLAGPVVAAAVVLPEGCRIRNLTDSKQLTPSEREVLFKEIQRQAVCLAVGISDSTVIDRINILEATRRAMEDAVFHLNPGPDYLLIDAVKIRSTIPQLGIVKGDVRSQSISAASVIAKVTRDRIMDEYHETYPVYNFRRHKGYGTPEHLMKIRIFGPSPIHRKTFRRVREYCADFRR; encoded by the coding sequence ATGCAAGGGAAACCGATTGCCGGCAGGGGCGGACTCTTCATCCGGGAGCATGAAGCCGACGTCCTGTTTTTCGAGAATGAGGCCCGCCGATCCGGATACCGTCTGGTAGCCGGGATTGATGAAGCGGGCCGGGGCCCCCTGGCCGGGCCCGTGGTGGCCGCTGCTGTGGTGCTGCCCGAGGGATGCCGGATCCGGAATCTTACCGACTCCAAACAATTAACCCCTTCCGAACGCGAAGTTCTTTTCAAAGAAATCCAAAGACAAGCGGTTTGTCTGGCCGTAGGCATCTCTGATTCCACCGTCATTGACCGCATCAACATCCTGGAGGCCACGCGAAGAGCCATGGAAGACGCCGTTTTTCATCTCAACCCCGGACCCGATTACCTCCTGATTGACGCGGTTAAGATCAGATCCACGATTCCTCAACTCGGGATTGTTAAAGGAGACGTAAGATCCCAATCCATTTCTGCTGCTTCAGTGATCGCCAAGGTCACACGCGACCGGATCATGGATGAATATCACGAGACTTATCCGGTATACAATTTCAGGAGGCACAAGGGATACGGAACTCCCGAGCACCTCATGAAGATTCGGATATTCGGTCCGAGTCCGATCCACAGGAAGACGTTCCGGAGGGTCAGAGAGTATTGCGCGGATTTTAGAAGATGA
- a CDS encoding 30S ribosomal protein S16 has protein sequence MAVSIRLSRFGAKKFPYYRIVVMDSRKARDGQFIEQVGTYDPGKNPSVIKLKEEAVLKWLESGAQPTETVKKFLKKSGVWRKYLKTA, from the coding sequence ATGGCTGTTTCCATACGACTGAGTCGTTTCGGCGCAAAAAAATTCCCCTATTACAGGATTGTGGTGATGGACTCACGCAAGGCAAGAGATGGTCAGTTCATTGAACAGGTCGGGACCTATGATCCCGGCAAAAATCCTTCCGTGATCAAACTCAAGGAAGAAGCCGTTCTTAAGTGGCTGGAGTCCGGCGCACAACCTACGGAAACGGTGAAAAAATTCCTGAAGAAATCAGGGGTCTGGCGGAAATACTTAAAGACTGCATGA
- a CDS encoding YicC family protein, which produces MIKSMTGFGRGESEGWVTELRSVNHRFGEVSFRIPRNLASLESRFREEIKKRIKRGRLDLSCSPENPRKSEAFTFSLDEALSDQVYQLLNRLKDRYGLRQDPDLKDLAAFREIFRSQEESQDIEGIWEAVHPSLDAALDSLDRMRLLEGGNLTEGIKESLRVIGGTCRKFMERSPQVVEMYRERLLKRLNEFLPEDTIDQGRLLQEVLVFADRSDIEEELTRLMSHIQQFHAAMDGDGPHGRRLEFLLQEMNREVNTIGSKGNDLMMSQWVVECKCELEQIREQIQNVE; this is translated from the coding sequence ATGATTAAAAGCATGACCGGGTTCGGCAGGGGGGAGTCTGAAGGCTGGGTGACTGAGTTACGCTCGGTTAATCACCGTTTTGGAGAGGTTTCTTTTAGAATACCTCGAAATCTCGCATCCTTAGAGAGCCGATTCAGGGAAGAGATAAAAAAAAGAATTAAACGAGGCCGGCTGGATCTCAGTTGCAGCCCGGAAAACCCCCGCAAGAGCGAGGCATTCACTTTCTCTTTGGATGAAGCCCTGTCGGATCAGGTCTATCAGCTTCTCAATCGTCTTAAGGATCGGTACGGGTTACGGCAGGATCCGGACTTGAAGGACCTTGCGGCATTCCGGGAGATCTTCAGGTCTCAAGAGGAAAGTCAGGATATCGAAGGAATCTGGGAGGCGGTCCATCCATCCTTGGACGCGGCGCTTGACTCTCTGGATCGGATGCGTCTTCTTGAAGGGGGGAACCTCACCGAGGGGATCAAAGAATCCCTGCGGGTGATCGGGGGGACGTGCCGGAAGTTTATGGAGCGCTCTCCTCAGGTTGTGGAGATGTACAGGGAGAGGCTTTTAAAACGGCTGAACGAGTTCCTTCCTGAGGACACGATAGACCAGGGGCGTTTGTTGCAGGAGGTCCTGGTCTTCGCGGATCGAAGCGATATCGAAGAGGAGTTGACCCGGCTGATGAGCCACATCCAGCAGTTTCATGCGGCCATGGATGGAGATGGGCCCCATGGAAGGCGGCTGGAATTTCTTCTGCAGGAAATGAACCGGGAGGTCAATACCATCGGTTCCAAAGGAAATGATCTTATGATGAGTCAGTGGGTGGTGGAATGCAAATGCGAATTGGAGCAAATACGCGAACAGATTCAAAATGTGGAATAA
- a CDS encoding RNA-binding protein yields the protein MRDLILYVVKALVDHPESVAVQELQGEKTTVIELKVAQEDLGKVIGKQGRTARSLRTILNAAGTKLGKRCVLEIIE from the coding sequence ATGAGAGATCTCATCCTATATGTGGTGAAGGCGCTGGTGGATCATCCTGAATCCGTGGCAGTACAAGAACTTCAAGGAGAGAAGACAACGGTCATTGAACTGAAGGTTGCCCAGGAGGATTTGGGAAAGGTGATCGGCAAACAGGGGAGGACGGCGAGGTCGCTCAGGACCATCCTGAATGCCGCCGGAACCAAGTTGGGCAAGCGCTGCGTCCTCGAAATCATCGAGTAG
- a CDS encoding YraN family protein, protein MHNLILGKIGERKAIRYLRKHGYVILTTNYRTPLGEIDIIAREENTLVFIEVKTRSNDGYGLPQEAVDRRKQHRLIRMAHAFLNDRGDQGMTCRFDVVAVLIGAAGRTREIELIRDAFVESSE, encoded by the coding sequence ATGCACAATCTGATCCTCGGCAAAATCGGTGAAAGAAAAGCGATACGATACCTTCGCAAACACGGCTATGTGATTCTCACTACGAATTACCGGACCCCCTTAGGGGAGATCGATATTATCGCCAGAGAAGAGAATACGCTGGTCTTCATCGAGGTCAAGACCCGGTCGAACGACGGTTACGGGCTTCCTCAGGAAGCCGTGGACCGGCGCAAGCAGCATCGTCTGATCAGAATGGCTCATGCCTTTCTCAATGACCGGGGTGATCAGGGGATGACCTGCCGTTTTGATGTGGTGGCGGTTCTGATCGGGGCCGCCGGCCGCACCCGGGAAATAGAGCTGATCCGGGATGCCTTTGTCGAGTCTTCTGAATAG
- a CDS encoding 16S rRNA processing protein RimM, producing the protein MVEWIEVGIIFRKHGIQGEVKVFPLTDSPKRFLDLHDVVIEDSAGERHPVRIDRVRFQQDRVILHFEGKDTPEHVAPFMRSRILIHRAEAVRLPEGRYYYSDVIGLSVYTDREEYLGRVEDILETGSNDVYVVRGEAREVLIPAIREVIRKIDLENQRLIVHEVEGLLE; encoded by the coding sequence ATGGTCGAGTGGATCGAAGTCGGGATCATTTTTCGCAAGCACGGTATCCAGGGAGAGGTCAAGGTCTTTCCCCTGACCGATTCCCCGAAGCGGTTTTTAGACCTGCATGATGTGGTCATCGAGGATTCAGCAGGGGAGAGACACCCCGTCCGGATTGACCGGGTCCGATTCCAGCAGGACCGGGTGATCCTTCATTTTGAAGGGAAGGACACGCCGGAACATGTGGCGCCTTTCATGCGGTCCCGGATCCTCATCCATCGGGCAGAGGCCGTGCGCCTGCCGGAGGGGAGGTATTATTATTCGGACGTCATCGGTCTTTCCGTCTATACCGACCGGGAGGAATATCTTGGCCGGGTGGAGGATATCCTGGAGACCGGAAGCAACGATGTCTATGTGGTCAGGGGAGAGGCAAGGGAAGTCCTGATTCCCGCCATTCGGGAGGTGATCCGGAAGATAGACCTTGAAAACCAAAGGCTGATCGTCCACGAGGTGGAGGGACTCCTTGAGTAA
- a CDS encoding 50S ribosomal protein L19, giving the protein MNILEMLEKRDVKEDLPVIQPGSTVRVHVRVIEGKKERIQVFEGVVVGLKGNRARRCMTVRKISNGVGVERVFPLNSPIIDRIEMVQRGKVRRAKLHYLRDLSGKAARLHEISREKQEKGKPKEKSSE; this is encoded by the coding sequence GTGAATATCTTGGAAATGCTGGAAAAACGGGACGTGAAGGAGGATCTCCCTGTCATTCAACCAGGAAGCACGGTCAGGGTACACGTCCGTGTGATTGAAGGGAAAAAGGAAAGGATCCAGGTCTTCGAAGGGGTTGTTGTCGGGCTCAAAGGAAACCGCGCACGAAGGTGCATGACCGTGCGGAAAATTTCCAACGGGGTCGGGGTGGAGAGGGTCTTCCCCCTCAATTCTCCCATCATTGATCGGATCGAGATGGTGCAGAGGGGAAAAGTGAGAAGGGCGAAACTCCATTATCTCCGGGATCTTTCCGGCAAGGCTGCCAGGCTTCATGAAATCTCCAGGGAAAAACAGGAAAAGGGAAAACCCAAAGAGAAATCCTCAGAGTGA
- a CDS encoding tRNA (guanosine(37)-N1)-methyltransferase TrmD → MSNFVWDVLTLFPEIISVYIHSGILGRALEDGKITVRIHQLRDYTEDKRRTVDDYPYGGGAGMVMKPEPLFLAVDRIRDLSPETRLILMSPQGRPFDQEAARSLSQGSRAVTLICGRYEGVDARVTEHLVDDEISIGDYVISGGELAALVVLDAVSRCLPGVVGDERSVNTDSFSQGILKHPQYTRPESYRGMQVPEVILSGHHERIRRFQRFKALEKTFRNRPDLLERAGLTGEDLEMLERIRRGDDGGAEPV, encoded by the coding sequence TTGAGTAATTTTGTCTGGGACGTGCTCACGCTCTTTCCGGAGATCATTTCGGTTTATATCCATTCAGGAATCCTGGGGAGGGCGCTGGAGGATGGAAAGATCACCGTCCGGATCCATCAGCTCCGGGACTATACGGAGGACAAGCGCCGTACCGTAGATGATTACCCTTACGGCGGAGGCGCCGGGATGGTCATGAAGCCTGAGCCGCTTTTCCTGGCGGTTGACCGGATACGGGACTTGAGCCCGGAGACCCGGCTGATCCTGATGTCGCCTCAGGGAAGACCCTTTGACCAGGAGGCGGCCAGATCGTTATCCCAAGGATCGAGAGCGGTGACGCTGATCTGCGGCCGGTATGAAGGGGTGGACGCTCGGGTGACGGAACACCTGGTGGACGATGAGATCTCCATCGGAGATTATGTGATTTCCGGGGGGGAACTGGCGGCATTGGTGGTCCTGGACGCGGTTTCCCGCTGCCTTCCCGGGGTGGTGGGAGATGAAAGATCGGTGAACACGGATTCCTTCTCTCAAGGCATCCTGAAACATCCCCAGTACACCAGGCCTGAATCCTACCGGGGGATGCAGGTTCCGGAGGTGATCCTCTCGGGGCACCATGAAAGGATCCGCCGGTTCCAAAGGTTCAAGGCCCTGGAGAAGACATTCCGAAACCGGCCGGATCTCCTGGAGCGAGCCGGGCTGACCGGGGAGGATCTGGAGATGCTGGAGAGAATCCGAAGAGGGGATGACGGGGGAGCCGAGCCTGTATAG
- a CDS encoding guanylate kinase — protein MNWKGILLVLSAPSGAGKTSLCQAAVKKFPRLMHSVSYTTRPPRAGEIHGRDYFFVDEETFEGMKREGEFIEWARVHGHLYGTSKSMLDEIHQQGSDAILDIDAQGARKLMSLKELNAVFVFVVTPTFSELEARLRNRRSDPEEEIQKRLEKAREEIAQFEKYDYLLVNDDFDRTLEDLGAILTASRRSVNRVDRHWIKKEFLGG, from the coding sequence GTGAACTGGAAGGGGATCTTGCTGGTTCTTTCCGCGCCTTCCGGAGCTGGAAAGACCTCCCTTTGTCAGGCTGCGGTTAAAAAGTTCCCGCGTCTTATGCATTCGGTTTCCTACACAACCCGTCCCCCGCGGGCTGGAGAGATCCATGGCCGTGACTATTTCTTTGTGGATGAAGAGACCTTCGAAGGCATGAAGCGTGAAGGGGAGTTCATCGAGTGGGCACGCGTCCATGGGCATCTGTACGGCACGTCCAAAAGCATGCTTGACGAAATTCATCAACAAGGCTCGGATGCCATTCTCGATATTGATGCGCAGGGTGCGCGGAAATTGATGTCCCTGAAGGAACTCAATGCCGTCTTTGTGTTTGTGGTCACCCCCACGTTTTCCGAGCTCGAAGCAAGGCTTAGGAACAGGCGTTCCGATCCGGAGGAAGAGATTCAGAAACGGCTGGAAAAGGCGCGGGAGGAAATCGCTCAGTTCGAGAAATATGACTATCTGCTGGTCAACGATGATTTCGACCGGACCCTTGAAGATCTCGGGGCCATCCTGACGGCCTCACGCCGTTCTGTGAATCGAGTCGATCGTCATTGGATCAAAAAGGAATTTTTAGGAGGCTAA